From the Rhodocyclaceae bacterium genome, one window contains:
- the rnc gene encoding ribonuclease III translates to MSRAIQHAFSDPKLLERALTHRSFGADNNERLEFLGDSVLNCVVAQELLERFPFAAEGELSRLRANLVNQQALFEVALDLDLGASLRLGEGEARTGGHRRPSILADAFEAVVGAVFLDAGYDAASAFVTRNLRARLGAIDINAPAKDPKTRLQEWLQARRHPLPRYAVVGISGEAHAQRFEVECVIDVPGLATRGSGTSRRAAEQSSAEAAWLQLAQRP, encoded by the coding sequence ATGTCCCGCGCGATCCAGCACGCATTCTCGGACCCAAAGCTGCTCGAAAGGGCGCTCACGCATCGCAGTTTCGGCGCCGACAATAACGAGCGGCTCGAGTTCCTCGGCGACAGTGTCCTGAACTGCGTCGTCGCGCAGGAACTGCTGGAGCGTTTCCCCTTTGCCGCCGAAGGGGAACTGTCGCGTCTGCGCGCCAATCTCGTCAACCAGCAGGCGCTGTTCGAGGTCGCACTGGATCTCGACCTGGGTGCTTCCTTGCGGCTGGGCGAGGGCGAGGCACGGACTGGCGGACACCGGCGTCCGTCGATCCTTGCCGATGCGTTCGAGGCGGTCGTCGGTGCGGTATTCCTCGACGCCGGTTACGATGCCGCGTCCGCCTTCGTGACCCGCAACCTGCGCGCGCGCCTGGGTGCAATCGACATCAATGCGCCGGCCAAGGATCCGAAGACCCGCCTGCAGGAATGGCTGCAGGCGCGCCGGCACCCACTGCCCCGCTATGCTGTGGTCGGAATCAGCGGCGAGGCGCATGCGCAGCGCTTCGAGGTTGAGTGCGTGATCGACGTCCCTGGTCTTGCCACCCGCGGCAGTGGTACCAGCCGCCGGGCTGCGGAGCAGTCTTCCGCCGAGGCCGCCTGGCTGCAACTGGCGCAGCGCCCATGA
- the lepB gene encoding signal peptidase I, whose translation MNFPLIMLVLLVITGAIWLLDRFVLRRNRPEGKGEPWWIEYPKSFFPVILIVFVLRSFLVEPFKIPSGSMIPTLLVGDFILVNKYTYGIRLPVANVKVFDMGSPQRGDVMVFRYPDDPSLDYIKRVVGVPGDRVAYRDKRLELNGQPVSLKPVGDYSYVEGGLSFVNARRLSETIAERPHDILVQPDMPTIQTSGVRRFPMRENCEYNEAGFTCTVPPGHYFTMGDNRDASADSRYWGFVPERNIVGKAVMIWWNFDAMSRIGTRIQ comes from the coding sequence GTGAATTTCCCCCTGATCATGCTGGTGCTGCTGGTCATCACCGGTGCCATCTGGCTGCTAGACAGGTTCGTGCTGAGGCGCAACCGGCCCGAGGGCAAGGGCGAACCCTGGTGGATCGAGTACCCGAAAAGCTTCTTCCCGGTCATCCTGATCGTGTTCGTGCTTCGGTCCTTCCTCGTCGAACCGTTCAAGATCCCGTCCGGCTCGATGATTCCGACACTGCTCGTGGGCGACTTCATCCTCGTCAACAAGTACACCTACGGTATCCGGCTCCCGGTGGCGAACGTGAAGGTGTTCGACATGGGATCGCCGCAACGCGGCGACGTGATGGTGTTCCGGTATCCGGACGATCCGTCGCTCGACTACATCAAGCGGGTGGTCGGCGTGCCCGGCGACCGCGTGGCGTACCGCGACAAGCGACTTGAGCTCAATGGCCAGCCCGTTTCGTTGAAGCCGGTCGGCGACTACAGCTATGTCGAGGGCGGGCTGTCCTTCGTGAATGCACGGCGCCTGTCCGAAACGATCGCGGAAAGGCCGCACGATATCCTGGTGCAACCGGATATGCCGACCATCCAGACCAGTGGTGTCCGGCGCTTTCCGATGCGCGAGAATTGCGAATACAATGAAGCAGGATTTACCTGCACGGTTCCGCCAGGACACTATTTCACGATGGGCGACAACCGCGATGCGAGCGCCGACAGTCGCTACTGGGGCTTCGTACCCGAACGCAACATCGTCGGCAAGGCAGTGATGATCTGGTGGAATTTCGACGCAATGTCCCGAATCGGCACGCGGATACAGTGA
- the lepA gene encoding elongation factor 4 produces MQYIRNFSIIAHIDHGKSTLADRFIQRCGGLSDREMDEQVLDSMDLERERGITIKAQTAALKYVARDGHTYSLNLIDTPGHVDFSYEVSRSLSACEGALLVVDASQGVEAQTVANCYTATELGVEVVAVLNKIDLPSAEPERVIQEIEDIIGIDAHDAVRASAKTGLGIDDILEQVIARIPPPQGDPDAPLKALIIDSWFDNYVGVVMLVRVKDGTLRPKDRLLLMATGAAYTCEQVGVFTPKGRQTELLSAGGVGYIIAGIKELKAAMVGDTVTLAERPAAEPLPGFKEIKSQVFAGLYPVESNAYEALRDALEKLHLNDSSLRYEPETSQALGFGFRCGFLGLLHMEIVQERLEREYDIDLITTAPTVVYRILMRDGETIEIDNPSKLPEQSKIDDILEPMIKATIIVPQDYVGPVMTLCNQKRGAQKDMHYSGRQVILTYELPLNEVVMDFFDKLKSVSRGYASLDYEFTDFRSSDLVKLDILINGEKVDALSVIAHRSTSQSRGRELAVKMRELIPRQMFDVAVQAAIGAHIIARETIKALRKNVLAKCYGGDISRKRKLLEKQKAGKKRMKQVGRVEIPQEAFLAVLRTDSK; encoded by the coding sequence ATGCAGTACATCCGCAACTTCTCCATCATCGCCCACATCGACCATGGCAAGTCAACGCTGGCCGACCGATTCATACAGCGTTGTGGCGGTCTATCCGACCGCGAGATGGACGAGCAGGTGCTCGATTCGATGGATCTCGAGCGCGAGCGCGGCATCACCATCAAGGCGCAGACGGCGGCGCTGAAGTATGTCGCCCGTGACGGCCATACCTACAGCCTGAACCTGATCGACACGCCTGGCCACGTCGACTTCTCGTACGAAGTGTCTCGCTCGCTGTCGGCGTGCGAGGGGGCGCTGCTGGTGGTCGATGCATCGCAGGGCGTCGAGGCGCAGACGGTCGCCAATTGCTACACCGCGACCGAACTGGGCGTGGAGGTGGTCGCAGTACTGAACAAGATCGACCTTCCATCCGCCGAACCCGAGCGAGTGATCCAGGAGATCGAGGACATCATCGGCATCGATGCGCACGATGCGGTCCGTGCAAGCGCAAAGACCGGTCTCGGTATCGACGACATCCTCGAGCAGGTCATTGCGCGCATCCCGCCGCCGCAGGGTGACCCGGATGCTCCCCTCAAGGCGCTGATCATCGATTCATGGTTCGACAACTACGTGGGCGTGGTCATGCTCGTCCGGGTCAAGGACGGCACGCTCCGCCCGAAGGACAGGCTACTGCTGATGGCCACCGGCGCGGCCTACACCTGCGAGCAGGTGGGCGTGTTCACGCCCAAGGGCAGGCAGACCGAGTTGCTCTCGGCGGGCGGCGTAGGCTACATCATCGCTGGCATCAAGGAGTTGAAGGCGGCGATGGTCGGTGACACGGTCACGCTGGCAGAGCGTCCGGCAGCAGAGCCGCTGCCGGGCTTCAAGGAAATCAAGTCGCAGGTGTTCGCCGGCTTGTATCCGGTCGAGTCGAATGCCTACGAGGCCTTGCGCGATGCCCTCGAGAAGCTGCACCTCAATGATTCTTCGCTGCGCTACGAGCCGGAGACATCACAGGCGCTGGGCTTCGGCTTCCGCTGCGGCTTTCTCGGCCTGCTGCACATGGAAATCGTGCAGGAGAGACTCGAGCGCGAGTACGACATCGACCTCATCACTACTGCGCCGACGGTGGTCTACCGCATCCTGATGCGCGACGGCGAGACCATCGAGATCGACAACCCGTCGAAGCTGCCGGAGCAGTCGAAGATCGACGATATCCTGGAGCCGATGATCAAGGCCACCATCATCGTTCCCCAGGACTATGTCGGTCCGGTGATGACGCTGTGCAACCAGAAGCGTGGCGCCCAGAAGGACATGCACTATTCCGGGCGCCAGGTGATCCTCACCTACGAGCTGCCGCTGAACGAAGTGGTGATGGATTTCTTCGACAAGCTGAAGTCGGTCAGTCGTGGTTACGCTTCCCTCGACTACGAGTTCACCGACTTTCGTTCCTCCGACCTGGTGAAGCTCGATATCCTGATCAATGGCGAGAAGGTCGACGCGCTGTCGGTCATCGCGCACCGTTCGACCAGCCAGAGCCGCGGCCGTGAACTCGCGGTGAAGATGCGTGAACTGATTCCGCGCCAGATGTTCGATGTTGCCGTCCAGGCGGCGATCGGCGCGCACATTATCGCGCGAGAGACCATCAAGGCGCTGCGCAAGAACGTGCTGGCCAAGTGCTACGGCGGTGATATCTCGCGCAAGCGCAAGCTGCTCGAGAAGCAGAAGGCCGGCAAGAAGCGCATGAAGCAGGTGGGGCGGGTGGAGATTCCGCAGGAGGCCTTCCTGGCCGTCCTTCGGACCGACAGCAAGTGA
- the era gene encoding GTPase Era has translation MIQPRLSGRIAIVGRPNVGKSTLLNRLIGAKLAIVSKRPQTTRSNLLGILARGDQQFGFVDTPGLQDNRSGHQSRTYNREAIQALESVDAVAWVVEADRFRPEDQAVGRALPASLPVVLVINKIDQLQDKRRLLPFIDRVRRERDFSAIVPVSAEHDANFDSLLDALAVHLPEQEALYDPEALTDRGERYFAGEILREKLFRFLGAELPYECDVSIDQFEELPRLRRIYATITVAKPGQKAIVIGDRGAQLKAIATAARGDMEALFGCKVFMELWVKVQRARGRPTASQDIALPGEPGQD, from the coding sequence ATGATCCAGCCTCGGCTATCGGGTCGTATCGCGATCGTCGGCCGGCCGAACGTGGGCAAGTCGACGCTGCTCAACCGGTTGATCGGCGCGAAGCTCGCCATCGTCTCGAAGCGGCCGCAGACCACGCGCTCCAACCTGCTCGGCATTCTCGCCAGGGGCGACCAGCAGTTCGGATTCGTGGATACGCCAGGACTGCAGGACAACCGCAGCGGCCACCAGTCGCGTACCTACAACCGTGAGGCCATCCAGGCGCTTGAGAGCGTGGACGCCGTTGCCTGGGTGGTCGAAGCCGACCGCTTCCGACCTGAAGACCAGGCTGTCGGTCGGGCGCTCCCTGCATCACTGCCGGTGGTGCTGGTGATCAACAAGATCGACCAGTTGCAGGACAAGCGTCGCCTGCTGCCGTTCATCGACCGCGTCCGCCGTGAGCGCGACTTCTCGGCGATAGTCCCGGTCAGTGCCGAGCACGATGCCAACTTCGATTCCCTGCTCGATGCGCTTGCCGTCCACCTGCCCGAGCAGGAGGCCCTGTACGACCCGGAGGCGTTGACCGACCGCGGCGAACGCTACTTCGCGGGCGAGATACTGCGCGAAAAGCTGTTCCGCTTCCTCGGCGCCGAATTGCCTTACGAATGCGACGTGTCGATCGACCAGTTCGAGGAACTGCCGCGGCTGCGCAGGATCTACGCGACCATCACGGTCGCCAAGCCCGGCCAGAAGGCGATCGTGATCGGCGATCGAGGAGCACAGTTGAAGGCGATCGCCACTGCGGCGCGGGGCGACATGGAGGCGCTGTTCGGCTGCAAGGTGTTCATGGAACTGTGGGTGAAGGTCCAGCGTGCGCGTGGGCGCCCGACGGCCAGCCAGGACATCGCCCTGCCGGGCGAACCCGGGCAGGACTGA
- the recO gene encoding DNA repair protein RecO, whose protein sequence is MAGGGTRVTQVPAFVLHTYPFRETSLIVEAFTGQYGRIAWVARGARRAGSAMRGLLLPFQPMAAGWGGRGELRTLHKVEWIGGLPPLSATPLLCGLYVNELLLRLLRREDPHEQLFEDYARVLVELSGGSGLSATLRRFERALLAGIGYGLVLDRDASSGAAIDPGARYVYQVGIGPVPADGDREGIELAGQTLIDMAHDRYADAQSLQESKLLTRHVLAHYLGDQPLHTRDLLRSLQNL, encoded by the coding sequence ATGGCTGGCGGTGGAACCCGGGTCACACAGGTACCAGCCTTCGTACTGCATACGTATCCGTTCCGCGAGACGAGCCTGATCGTCGAGGCGTTCACCGGACAGTACGGGCGGATCGCATGGGTGGCGCGTGGTGCACGGCGCGCCGGCTCCGCGATGCGCGGCCTGCTGCTGCCGTTCCAGCCGATGGCGGCCGGCTGGGGCGGCCGGGGCGAGCTGCGCACCCTGCACAAGGTCGAGTGGATCGGCGGGCTGCCGCCGCTCAGCGCGACGCCATTGCTCTGTGGCCTCTACGTCAATGAACTGCTGCTGAGGCTGCTTCGGCGCGAGGATCCGCATGAGCAATTGTTCGAGGACTATGCACGGGTGCTGGTCGAGCTGTCCGGCGGCAGCGGGCTCTCCGCGACGCTGCGCCGCTTCGAACGTGCCCTCCTTGCCGGGATCGGCTACGGGCTGGTGCTGGACCGCGACGCGTCCTCGGGTGCCGCGATCGATCCTGGCGCGCGCTATGTTTATCAGGTCGGCATCGGACCAGTTCCAGCGGACGGCGACCGCGAGGGCATAGAATTGGCGGGACAGACACTGATCGACATGGCACACGATCGCTATGCCGATGCGCAGAGCCTGCAGGAGAGCAAGCTGCTGACCCGCCATGTGCTGGCGCACTACCTTGGCGACCAGCCGCTGCACACCCGCGACCTGCTGCGTTCGTTGCAGAACCTCTGA
- a CDS encoding pyridoxine 5'-phosphate synthase: protein MTRLSVNLNKIALLRNSRESGLPSVTRAAMISIAAGAAGITVHPRPDERHIRPRDVLDLSRLLEGYRGVEFNIEGNPFHNLMKIALDIVPDQCTLVPDEAGALTSSFGWSLPARAAELEPVVQALKDAGIRVSLFLDPDPASMRFARELGADRIELYTEAYARHSDDPAVLAQFVESAQAARAAGLGVNAGHDLNLANVGRFVAAAAPVDEVSIGHALIGDALEMGLDAAVRAYVAALSAGEVGA, encoded by the coding sequence ATGACCCGACTGAGCGTCAACCTGAACAAGATCGCCCTGCTGCGCAACTCGCGCGAAAGCGGGCTGCCGAGCGTTACTCGGGCGGCGATGATCTCGATCGCGGCAGGCGCCGCAGGCATCACCGTGCATCCTCGCCCCGACGAGCGGCACATTCGCCCGAGGGATGTACTCGACCTGTCGCGGCTGCTCGAGGGCTATCGCGGCGTGGAGTTCAACATCGAGGGTAATCCGTTCCACAACCTGATGAAGATCGCCCTCGACATCGTGCCCGACCAGTGCACGCTCGTACCGGACGAGGCGGGCGCGCTTACGTCCAGTTTCGGCTGGTCGTTGCCCGCGCGCGCGGCAGAACTCGAGCCGGTGGTTCAGGCATTGAAGGACGCGGGTATTCGCGTCAGCCTGTTCTTGGATCCGGATCCGGCCTCGATGCGCTTTGCGCGCGAACTGGGTGCCGACCGGATCGAGCTGTACACCGAAGCCTATGCGCGCCATTCTGACGATCCGGCAGTGCTGGCGCAGTTTGTCGAAAGCGCACAGGCGGCCCGCGCCGCCGGACTTGGCGTCAATGCGGGACACGACCTGAACCTCGCCAATGTCGGCAGGTTCGTCGCGGCCGCGGCGCCGGTCGACGAGGTATCCATCGGTCATGCACTGATCGGAGATGCGCTCGAGATGGGGCTGGACGCCGCCGTGCGCGCATATGTGGCTGCACTGTCGGCCGGGGAGGTTGGAGCATGA
- a CDS encoding DUF4845 domain-containing protein: MICVSIGLVFVSILAMKLVPAYIERYTIGKIFRQIANNPAYANATAADVQAAFRRQTTVDSVNAVSPSDLVITREAGQLVIETRYRVTIPLISNISLLVDFQATSR; encoded by the coding sequence ATGATCTGCGTCAGCATCGGACTCGTGTTCGTCTCGATCCTGGCCATGAAGCTGGTGCCGGCCTACATCGAGCGGTACACCATCGGCAAGATCTTCCGGCAGATCGCCAACAACCCGGCGTACGCCAACGCTACGGCTGCAGATGTGCAGGCCGCCTTCAGGCGCCAGACGACGGTCGACTCCGTGAATGCTGTTTCCCCGTCCGACCTCGTGATCACCCGCGAAGCCGGGCAACTGGTCATCGAGACACGCTACCGGGTCACGATCCCGCTGATCTCGAACATCAGCCTGCTGGTGGATTTCCAGGCGACCTCGCGCTGA